From Paenibacillus sp. GP183, one genomic window encodes:
- a CDS encoding TetR/AcrR family transcriptional regulator — translation MRKPVSVNIYIDKIIPVIRRIKFSQLKIDDIAKYMDISKVTLYKHFSSKDEIIQQVVEYYINYLQEVDTVVKDDSVSFIERFQITFLQSVISVIYLSDLFLHDLKEFYPQLFENLAAAQQNRNKNLQTFFESGMDQKIFNRMNAVLFMVQDDAVLRCIMEPSFSIQYDVTLKQAIIDFYKMKQYQLLKPEYLDTVDDSVIEKGIVKILQTIS, via the coding sequence GTGAGAAAACCCGTGAGCGTCAATATATATATTGATAAAATTATACCTGTTATTAGAAGAATCAAATTCAGCCAACTAAAAATAGACGATATCGCAAAATATATGGATATTAGCAAAGTGACACTTTATAAGCATTTTTCATCCAAAGATGAAATCATCCAGCAGGTTGTAGAGTATTATATTAACTACTTGCAAGAGGTTGATACCGTTGTAAAAGATGATTCCGTCTCTTTTATCGAGCGCTTTCAAATAACATTTTTACAATCGGTGATAAGTGTTATTTATTTATCTGATTTGTTCTTACATGATCTCAAAGAATTTTATCCGCAACTTTTTGAAAATCTTGCAGCTGCCCAACAAAATCGAAATAAAAATTTACAAACTTTTTTTGAATCCGGGATGGATCAGAAGATTTTCAACAGAATGAATGCTGTGCTGTTTATGGTTCAAGATGACGCTGTGCTGAGGTGCATCATGGAACCATCATTTTCTATTCAGTATGATGTCACCTTGAAACAAGCAATTATTGATTTTTATAAAATGAAACAGTATCAATTGCTTAAACCTGAATATCTAGATACTGTAGACGATTCCGTTATTGAAAAAGGGATCGTTAAAATTTTACAAACCATTTCATAA
- a CDS encoding SDR family oxidoreductase — MRVFVTGATGFIGSAVVRELIDAGHQVVGLARSDNAAASLTATGAAVHRGALDDLDSLRDGAAAADGVIHLAFKHDFSDYAGAVAADLRAVETIGAALEGSGKPFVITSGTLMLAFVLPPGRLGTEEVAVDAAVPRGASENATIALAERGVRSSVVRLAPSVHGEGDKGFVQRLIDIARDKGVSAYIGDGSNRWPAVHRLDAARLFRLALEAAPAGSRLHGVGDEGVPFSDIAGVIGRHLNLPVVGISREEADAHFGFLGAFASADNPTSSALTQERLGWRPLHPALIPDLEQGHYFRT; from the coding sequence ATGCGTGTTTTTGTCACAGGAGCGACGGGCTTCATCGGTTCCGCCGTCGTCCGCGAACTCATCGATGCCGGGCATCAGGTCGTCGGCCTTGCCCGCTCAGACAATGCCGCCGCGTCGCTGACGGCTACCGGAGCCGCGGTGCACCGCGGTGCACTCGACGACCTCGACAGCCTGCGCGACGGCGCCGCGGCAGCAGACGGCGTCATTCACCTGGCGTTTAAGCACGACTTCTCGGACTACGCCGGCGCGGTCGCAGCGGATCTGCGCGCCGTCGAGACGATCGGGGCGGCGCTCGAGGGCTCCGGCAAGCCGTTCGTGATCACCTCGGGAACATTGATGCTCGCATTTGTGCTCCCGCCGGGGCGTCTCGGGACGGAGGAGGTTGCGGTCGACGCCGCAGTGCCCCGGGGCGCATCGGAGAACGCGACGATCGCGCTGGCTGAGCGCGGAGTGCGTTCATCGGTCGTTCGTCTCGCACCGTCCGTGCACGGCGAGGGCGACAAGGGCTTCGTCCAGAGGCTGATTGACATTGCTCGCGACAAGGGCGTCTCTGCGTACATTGGCGACGGGTCCAACCGCTGGCCGGCCGTGCATCGCCTTGATGCGGCGCGCCTGTTCCGGCTTGCGTTGGAAGCCGCGCCGGCGGGCTCACGGCTGCACGGGGTCGGCGATGAGGGTGTGCCATTCAGTGACATCGCCGGCGTCATCGGTCGCCACTTGAACCTGCCGGTGGTCGGCATTTCCCGCGAAGAGGCAGACGCCCACTTCGGCTTTCTCGGCGCCTTCGCATCGGCCGACAACCCGACGTCGAGCGCACTGACCCAGGAACGCTTGGGATGGCGGCCATTGCACCCCGCACTGATCCCAGACCTCGAACAAGGTCACTACTTCAGGACCTGA
- a CDS encoding SDR family NAD(P)-dependent oxidoreductase, with amino-acid sequence MTKQQENQRLQGKVAVVTGGGSGIGRASAILMAKHGAKVVIVERNGDRLKQVEKEIEQSGGTALSFVADISKPEMMESCFKRTVEKYGTLDIVFANAGINGVLAPIELMTDQDFGTTVDINLKGTFYTVKYAIPYMKEHGGSMIITSSINGNRVFSNFGFSAYSSTKAAQVAFMKMAALELAQFKIRVNAICPGAIETNIDENTERTPEVEEITIPVEFPEGDHPLADKPGSAKQVAELALFLASKDSSHITGTEIYIDGAESLIHG; translated from the coding sequence ATGACTAAACAACAAGAAAATCAACGCTTGCAGGGTAAAGTAGCCGTAGTGACCGGGGGTGGTTCAGGCATCGGAAGGGCTTCGGCCATCTTAATGGCTAAACACGGAGCAAAAGTGGTCATCGTGGAAAGAAATGGAGATCGCCTTAAACAGGTGGAAAAGGAAATCGAACAATCAGGGGGTACCGCTCTATCTTTTGTGGCGGATATTTCAAAGCCCGAAATGATGGAATCCTGCTTCAAGCGGACTGTTGAGAAGTATGGAACACTGGATATCGTATTTGCCAATGCCGGCATCAATGGAGTTCTGGCCCCTATCGAGTTGATGACCGATCAGGACTTTGGCACAACCGTGGATATCAACCTGAAGGGTACCTTTTATACGGTAAAATATGCAATTCCTTACATGAAGGAACACGGAGGCAGCATGATCATCACGAGTTCGATTAATGGAAATCGCGTATTTTCCAATTTTGGCTTCAGCGCATACAGCTCGACCAAGGCGGCGCAGGTTGCTTTTATGAAAATGGCAGCTTTGGAGCTTGCCCAATTCAAGATTCGGGTGAATGCGATTTGCCCGGGAGCTATTGAAACAAACATTGATGAAAATACGGAGAGAACACCGGAGGTCGAGGAAATTACGATTCCTGTGGAATTCCCGGAGGGGGATCATCCGCTGGCGGATAAACCGGGTTCTGCGAAACAGGTAGCCGAGCTGGCCTTGTTCCTCGCATCGAAGGACTCCTCGCATATTACCGGGACAGAGATTTATATCGACGGTGCGGAATCTTTGATTCACGGGTAA
- a CDS encoding ATP-binding cassette domain-containing protein, producing the protein MKSLIHYLFFQYWNYRKLSLGIMLTMIVTLIYTSSFSLSIKYIIDEIILLNQHFDKLAVILIVLLAGFIVHISCTILRDFWIAKISTSMQIDSRLLLFNHIQRLPASFYDRMSRGSLTSRFTTDLAAVHAAFMTFVPAFYSIMSLIFYLVLIATLHWSLAVLSIVGMIISLSIPQLMSRKAIETSDTVKIKQTSLMDIIQEHFSVQSVVRAYGLSHWQLSRLKSASEEQKPLTIRAHFLSRSMPTSVSNVLLLWNLLSIFIGAYLCLTNAISIGILIAFQSFFISISQQLKLLSEHLPQLLSSSLSYNRINNLLREKFGEDELPSQPVLSVNQLNQEIRLSQVSFSYPADARNVIEKLNIRVPAYNYTAIVGMNGSGKSTIISLLMRFYDPSDGQVELDGTDTRRLSAAAIREMTGYVSQENILFNLSIKENILLGKPNASDEEVDAAARSAGIYDWILGLPDGYQTVCGENGKSLSGGQKQRVAIARALIRKPSILVLDEAASALDPENEDILYQSLHELIGKRTIINVTHRLSSVKDADQIILMDNGKVRDSGSHEQLLSRCDMYQSMWRKQSGFVFSRESRSVKVEVDRLRDIELFKGLDLDLLEYLSESLITEFVYMGETVVEHGEEGNKFYIIVRGQVEVLKFFKGEQEMKRAAVLSDGDHFGEISLMLSMPRTATIRTLTPCTFLTIQRDQFQTMLDKASPRLREMLEDECHRRLVY; encoded by the coding sequence TTGAAAAGTTTAATTCACTATCTATTTTTCCAATATTGGAATTACAGGAAATTGTCTTTAGGCATTATGCTGACGATGATCGTCACATTGATCTATACTTCATCTTTTTCCTTAAGCATCAAGTATATCATCGATGAAATCATTCTATTGAATCAACACTTTGATAAACTGGCTGTCATCCTGATTGTCTTGCTTGCCGGATTTATCGTACATATAAGCTGCACCATTCTAAGAGATTTTTGGATTGCTAAAATAAGTACGTCGATGCAGATAGACTCCAGGCTGCTCCTTTTTAATCATATTCAACGGCTTCCAGCTTCCTTTTACGACCGAATGAGCAGAGGCAGTCTTACGTCCAGGTTTACAACGGACTTAGCTGCTGTCCATGCGGCTTTTATGACGTTTGTTCCTGCATTTTACTCGATTATGAGTCTGATCTTCTATCTGGTTCTGATCGCAACGCTGCACTGGAGTCTAGCTGTTCTTTCCATCGTCGGAATGATTATTTCCTTGAGTATCCCCCAACTCATGAGCCGGAAAGCTATTGAAACGAGTGATACGGTAAAAATAAAGCAAACTTCGCTGATGGATATTATTCAAGAGCATTTTTCAGTTCAAAGTGTCGTTAGAGCATACGGTTTGAGTCATTGGCAATTGTCACGCTTAAAGAGTGCATCCGAGGAACAAAAGCCGCTTACGATTCGCGCTCATTTTTTATCCCGATCCATGCCGACCTCCGTTTCGAATGTGCTGCTTTTATGGAATCTGCTGTCTATCTTCATCGGGGCTTATTTGTGCCTGACGAATGCCATAAGTATAGGGATACTAATAGCGTTTCAAAGCTTTTTTATCAGTATCAGCCAACAGCTGAAGTTATTATCTGAGCATCTTCCACAATTGCTTTCCTCTTCCTTGAGCTATAACCGTATCAATAATTTGCTGAGAGAAAAGTTCGGAGAGGATGAGCTTCCAAGTCAGCCTGTTCTATCGGTGAATCAGCTCAATCAGGAAATTCGCTTAAGTCAGGTGAGCTTCTCTTATCCAGCCGATGCTAGAAATGTCATTGAGAAGCTGAATATACGCGTACCCGCTTATAATTATACGGCTATTGTGGGCATGAACGGTTCGGGGAAAAGTACGATTATCAGCTTGCTTATGCGCTTTTATGATCCCTCTGATGGACAGGTTGAATTGGATGGAACGGATACGCGTCGTTTATCTGCCGCAGCTATACGAGAAATGACGGGATATGTGTCTCAGGAAAATATTTTATTTAATCTAAGTATCAAAGAGAACATTTTATTAGGTAAACCTAATGCTTCGGATGAAGAGGTAGACGCGGCCGCCCGGAGTGCCGGCATTTATGATTGGATTTTGGGGCTGCCTGATGGATATCAAACGGTATGCGGTGAAAATGGAAAATCGCTCTCGGGGGGACAAAAGCAGCGTGTGGCTATTGCCAGAGCGCTCATTCGCAAGCCCAGCATTCTTGTGCTGGATGAAGCTGCTTCTGCCCTCGACCCTGAAAATGAAGATATCCTTTACCAAAGCCTGCATGAATTGATTGGGAAAAGAACGATCATTAATGTAACCCACCGTCTATCCTCGGTAAAAGATGCGGATCAAATTATTTTGATGGATAATGGCAAGGTTCGAGATAGCGGGTCGCATGAACAGCTGCTATCCCGGTGTGATATGTATCAAAGCATGTGGAGGAAGCAAAGCGGATTTGTCTTCTCCCGTGAAAGCCGCTCGGTTAAGGTGGAAGTCGACAGGCTGAGGGATATTGAATTGTTCAAAGGTCTCGATTTGGATCTATTGGAGTACCTGAGCGAAAGCTTGATTACAGAATTCGTTTATATGGGAGAAACAGTAGTTGAACATGGGGAAGAGGGCAATAAATTTTATATCATCGTTCGCGGGCAGGTGGAAGTATTAAAATTCTTCAAGGGTGAGCAGGAAATGAAGCGGGCAGCCGTCTTGTCCGACGGAGACCATTTTGGAGAAATTTCTTTGATGTTATCCATGCCTAGAACGGCAACCATTCGCACTTTGACGCCCTGCACGTTTTTAACCATTCAACGAGACCAATTTCAAACGATGTTAGATAAGGCATCTCCTCGACTGAGGGAAATGCTTGAGGATGAATGCCATAGACGGTTAGTTTATTAA